The DNA region GACAACGGTGCCGCCCCCCGGCCTGCTTTCCAGGGTCAGGCCGTAAGACGGACCAAACTGTCCCCGCAGCCGTTCGTGAACGTTGATCAGCCCAATGGCTTCATTACCCGGCTGCCGCAGCGGATGGCGACAGGTTAGGTCCATCCCGACACCGTCGTCGGCAATAACGATTTCTAACGCCGCCTCGGGTCCCTCCCGCACGGTAAGCCAGACGCAGCCGCCTTCCGCCTTCGGCCCCAGGCCGTGTTTAATGGCGTTTTCAACCAAAGGCTGAATGGTAAGGGAAGGAATGAGGCAGTTTACCAGATGGGGCGCAATGTCCTCCACGACCTTAAGTTTATGCCCGTGGCGGGCCTGCTCAATGGCCAGGTACGCCCGAACTTGGGTTAATTCCTCGGCGATTGTGATATTGCGTCCTGTTTTGTGGAGGGTATGGCGGAAAATGGTACTCAGCTTCAGCAGTAGTTCCCGGGCAAGGTCAGGATTGGTGCGGATCAAAGAGGTAATAGTGTTGAGGGTATTAAACAGAAAATGGGGATTTATCTGCGCATGCAGCGCTTTTAGTTTGGCTCTGGCCGCCAGCTTGGCCTGTTGGTCGATTTCGGCCAGTTCCAGCTGCGTCGAAAAGAGATGGGCTATTCCCTCGGCGAAAACAATATCGGCGTCCCCGACCGCATTGGCCCGGGTATAATAGAGCTTTAGCGTTCCCACGACCAAGCCGGCCCGCACCAGCGGCACCACGACGGCACTGGCCAGCCGGCAGTCGCCGCAGCGGCAGCCAATTTCCTGGCGGTTGCGGGCAACCCAAATGCGGCCGGTGGCCAATACATGGCGGGTGGCCCGTGTCAGTCCCGCTCCGGGCACAGCATGATGGGCAGCCTCGACGCCCACGAAAGCCAGTACCCGTTCGGTATCGGTGATTGCCACCGCATCATAGCCGGCGGCGGCAAAAATAATCCGGGCCGTTGCCTCAGCCGAATCGGCAGTAAGCCCGCGCCGCAAAAACGGCAAGGTTTTCGTCGCAATTTCCAGCGCTTTGTGCGACTGCTCGGCTCCCACCTTCCGCTGGGCGTCCCTCGCCATTTTCATTATCTGCATGAAGATAGCCAACCCAATGGAGTTTACGACAATCATCGGCAGGGCAATTTCCTGCACCAGCGCCAGCGCGGCGGAAAAGGGCCGGGCCACGAGCAAAATAATCATCATTTGCAGCGTTTCCCCGACCATGCCGGCTGCCAGCGCCAACCACCAGGGAACAGGCCGGGTTAGCCAGCGCCGGTGAATATAGCCGGCAAGGATCCCTTCGCAGATATTAGCCAAGGCACAGGCGCCGGCCGTAAACCCGCCGAGCAAATAGCGATGACCGCCGGCGATCAGGCCGACAGCTACTCCCATCTTCGGCCCGCCAATGAGGCCGGCGGCCATGACGCCGACCACTCGGGAATTGGCCAGCGCATCATTGACCGGAATGCCGGCGTAAGTACCGAGAATACCAATTAACCCAAAGAACAGGGTCAATAATAGCCGGTCCCGACCGGTTACCCGCCGCTGCACCAGACGACGAAAAGTCGCGGTCTGGGCCAAAATGAGGGCCATTGTCACGGCAACGCCCATGCGTTCTATCATTTCCACCAAAAGGATCTCTGTCATGCTTGCACCTCCCCTTCAGAGCATACACCGTATCGGTTACCCGCGGCAAGCATCAAGCTCTGGAAAATCGGAAGTAAATCCCTAACCCGGCAGGATGAGTCCGCCACCAAACCGAATTAAGCACGTAAAATTCGTCCCTCGCAGCTATGCTACTCATGGGGCTTGTCCACTCCGCCCTGGCCCTCGGCCTCTATTTTACCGGCCTGAAAAGCGTCAAAGTACAACATGCCAGCATTCTGTCTTACATTGACCCAGTCAGTGCTTTGTTATACGCCTTGCTGATTTTCGGCGAAAGACCTACAATCACCACCATGCCGGGCGCACATCACAAAGCACCTCCTGCCGGAGGTGCTTTGTTTCAGGAGAAATGCTCGCGCCGCGCCGCGTCGTAGACCAGTTTTTTTGCCGCCACCAGCACGCCCACCAGCAGCCAGAACGACCAGTACATCAGAATAAGCGAATAGCTTAAGGCAAACGGAGCGCCGTAAAGGGCAAAGAGCGGTTTCAGCACTAAAAACCAGGCCGTCATGCCGGAGCCAAGGGCAAAGGTGAAAATGCAGAACGCGGCCAGACAGGGGCTGCTGCGTCTGAGAGCCGATTTACTACCCCGGTCGCCGATGCCCACCAACAAGGCGATGAGGACAACCGCCGCCAAAAACGGTTTGGCAACCAAAAATACGCCGGTAACCTTGGCCAACAATGCTTCCACTCGCGTCACCCCCGCAAAAATATACTACTGTTATATATTGCTAACGCCGCCAATATATGCACAGAAAATTGCATTTATTGCCATTTCGTGCTGGTAAACCGCCGCCACAGGATAAGGCTGCGCACTAAAAAGTCGAGGGCTGTTATCACCCAGGCAGCGGTCACATCATACTGCCATAAGACGATGAACAGATAAATCAGCGGCAGGCGTACCAACCACACGCCGGTAGTTGTCACATACATCGGCCAGCGGGTATCGCCGGCGCCGCGCATCGCCCCGCCCAGGGTATAGGTGATGGCGATGGTGGGCTGCTCAAAGGCGGCGATCATCACACACTGTGCGCCCCAATAAATTACCTCCGGGTCGTTCACAAAGAGGGCCGTAAGCGGCCGGGCAAAAAAGAAAAACATTACGCCCATCATGGTCATACTCAGCGCCGCGATGCGGTTGGTCAGCGCGGCATACTGGACCGCCCGGTGCGGCAAACCGCGTCCGAGGTGCTGGCCCACCAAGGCCATGGCAGCAACCGAAAAGCCAAACCCTGGCATAAACGAAATGGACTCCACCTGTAGGGCGATCTGGTGGGCGGCAAATTGGGTTGCTCCCACGCCGGCAAGCATAAACGTAAAGGCAATCCGGCCGCCCTGCATGGCCAGCTGCTCCAGTCCGGCCGGCAGGCTGATGGCCACGATCCGGGCTATATAGTCGCGCCTGATGATGAACACATGGCGCCACCGCAGGCCGATTTGCCGCACGGCCGCGAGCGCCCCTATCGCCAAAAGGCCGCCTGACGCCTGGGTGAGGCAGGCTGTCCACGCCGCGCCATACGCGCCCAACGGCTGGCCGGCTACACCGAAAATCAGTCCATAGCCGAGGAGGATTGCCAGCACATTATTTATCGCCGTCAGATAAAAAGTCAGCCGCGTCAGGCCAATGGCCCGCAAGACGTTATTGGCCACGGCCATGGCCAAAAACAGCGGCGTGGTAACAAAGGTGATGCGCAATAGTTCCCCGGCCAAGTGCGCAACAGACGCGTCGGCGCTCGTCACCAGAAAAAGATACGGCGCCGCTACAAAACCGATAACTCCCAGAGCCGTACCCAAGACCAGGCCGAGGAGTACCCCCTGGCCGGCCACGCTCCGTACCGCTTCCCAGTTGCCGGCCCCTGCCTCACGGGCGACGATGGCCGCTGCGCCAGTACCGGCTGCGGCGAAAATGATGGACGAAGCCGCCTGAACCATCGTCGACAACCCCACGGCAGACAGGCTAACGGCGCCGAACTGTCCGACCATGGCCGTTGTGACGACACCGACCAGCATGACGCCAAACCCTTCCATGACCACCGGCCAAACAAGCTTTAGGATCCTCTGGCGCATATAATCCGCTGATAATGACATTGCCAATCCCCCGCTTTCACCCCCGTGAAACACCCCGCCCCGAAAAGCGGCAACCGTAAAGATTTTCATGTCAATAAATTAACGCCACGAACAATGGAAATCAACATTATTCCATAACTTTCCACTTACCTCATACCTCATACCTCATACCTCATACTTCATACCGCATACCACTATCCGGAATAGTCCAATTTACTGGCATTAATATCTTTGTGGTATAATAGGGGCGTGTAAAAAACAAAAAAGTTGGTGAAACAATGCAACTTGCCGAAATTCCCGCTTTCATCGCCCGTGAACTGGGCGTGAGACCGCAGCAAGTAGAAGCCGCCATAAAATTATTAGACGATGGCAATACCGTTCCCTTTATCGCCCGCTACCGCAAAGAAGCAACCGGCGAACTTAACGAAGAACAAATTCGGACGGTTATGGACCGGATGCAGTACCTGCGCAACCTGGTAAAGCGTCAGGAAGAGGTGATGGCCAGCATTGCCGAGCAGGGCAAACTGACCCCTGAGCTGGCCGCTGCCATCACCGCCGCCACCAAGCTGCAGGAAGTGGAAGACCTGTACCTCCCCTTCCGCCCGAAAAAACGCACCCGCGCCCAGATTGCGCGCGAGCGCGGCCTCGAACCGCTCGCGGAAATTATGTTGGCCCAGGAAATGACGGACGGTGATCCGCTCGCCGTAGCCGCTAATTATGTCGACCCGGCCAAGGACGTACCGGACGCCGACGCCGCGCTGGCCGGCGCCATGGACATCATCGCCGAATGGATAAGCGAACGGGCCGACTTCCGGGCCTTCTTGCGCAAAGAGCTATGGGACAAGGCGGAAATCGTCACCTCCCTGGCGGTTGATGAAGCAGCCGGTAAGGAGTTCCTGAACTATAAGGAATACCGCGAACCGGTCAAACGCATGCCGTCCCACCGTATTTTAGCCGTAAACCGCGGCGAAGCAAAGGATATTTTGAAAGTCGACCTGGTTGCCCCCCATGAGGCAAACATCGCGCGCATTACCAATGAAGTGGTCACCAGGCCGTCGCTCTTCGCCGACCACCTCCGCGCCGCCATTACCGACGGTTACAAGCGACTCTTGTTTCCCGCCCTGGAACGGGAAATCCGCGCGCTGCTAACCGAAAACGCCGAAAAACAGGCCATTCGCGTCTTTGCCCTCAACCTCCGCCAACTCCTGCTACAACCGCCCCTGGCCGGCCACACCGTCATGGGGCTTGACCCGGGCTACCGCACCGGTTGCAAAATGGCGGTGGTCAGCCCCACCGGCACGGTGCTCGCCACCGGCACCTTATATCTAACGCACAGCGACGCTCAGCGGGAACGGGCAGC from Sporolituus thermophilus DSM 23256 includes:
- a CDS encoding MATE family efflux transporter, with the protein product MSLSADYMRQRILKLVWPVVMEGFGVMLVGVVTTAMVGQFGAVSLSAVGLSTMVQAASSIIFAAAGTGAAAIVAREAGAGNWEAVRSVAGQGVLLGLVLGTALGVIGFVAAPYLFLVTSADASVAHLAGELLRITFVTTPLFLAMAVANNVLRAIGLTRLTFYLTAINNVLAILLGYGLIFGVAGQPLGAYGAAWTACLTQASGGLLAIGALAAVRQIGLRWRHVFIIRRDYIARIVAISLPAGLEQLAMQGGRIAFTFMLAGVGATQFAAHQIALQVESISFMPGFGFSVAAMALVGQHLGRGLPHRAVQYAALTNRIAALSMTMMGVMFFFFARPLTALFVNDPEVIYWGAQCVMIAAFEQPTIAITYTLGGAMRGAGDTRWPMYVTTTGVWLVRLPLIYLFIVLWQYDVTAAWVITALDFLVRSLILWRRFTSTKWQ
- a CDS encoding sensor histidine kinase; protein product: MTEILLVEMIERMGVAVTMALILAQTATFRRLVQRRVTGRDRLLLTLFFGLIGILGTYAGIPVNDALANSRVVGVMAAGLIGGPKMGVAVGLIAGGHRYLLGGFTAGACALANICEGILAGYIHRRWLTRPVPWWLALAAGMVGETLQMMIILLVARPFSAALALVQEIALPMIVVNSIGLAIFMQIMKMARDAQRKVGAEQSHKALEIATKTLPFLRRGLTADSAEATARIIFAAAGYDAVAITDTERVLAFVGVEAAHHAVPGAGLTRATRHVLATGRIWVARNRQEIGCRCGDCRLASAVVVPLVRAGLVVGTLKLYYTRANAVGDADIVFAEGIAHLFSTQLELAEIDQQAKLAARAKLKALHAQINPHFLFNTLNTITSLIRTNPDLARELLLKLSTIFRHTLHKTGRNITIAEELTQVRAYLAIEQARHGHKLKVVEDIAPHLVNCLIPSLTIQPLVENAIKHGLGPKAEGGCVWLTVREGPEAALEIVIADDGVGMDLTCRHPLRQPGNEAIGLINVHERLRGQFGPSYGLTLESRPGGGTVVTMRVPRGLEEVNDCA
- a CDS encoding DMT family transporter; the protein is MLLMGLVHSALALGLYFTGLKSVKVQHASILSYIDPVSALLYALLIFGERPTITTMPGAHHKAPPAGGALFQEKCSRRAAS